In Desulfobacterales bacterium, one genomic interval encodes:
- a CDS encoding sigma 54-interacting transcriptional regulator, with translation MDQILLTYTQLFRLFDSLAIGAILLSPDFNLMGLNRSAELMTGASAAEAKGKPCRQVLAQGWCDGACRFESLEPGHRLSADKEACIAGLDPDGRNLTRMLLPLQPQKGALTGWLEIFQDHSAFKDLLKRIRYEDQRLKMILDNLDIGVMTVDRGEHVTFFNTTAETITGYSREDILGKSISLLFQEREAQNNHRLNETIRDGEPRSSQETLLTTRGGDTLPVRAEYMALKNKEGKIVGGLATISDLSLFHQLNRAIQDRYTFYDMVGRSPAMKRLFEIIPVVAVSDATVLIEGATGTGKDLVANVIHNASHRADRPLIKVNCAALPDNLLESEMFGYVKGAFTGADRDKPGRFQDADGGSIFLDEIGDMPLQLQAKLLRVLEDREFYPLGSRKTVKVDIRIISATNAGLETLVKEKRFREDLYYRLNVMRLEVPPLCERRDDLPLLISHLLKKLAAGRFRKPPEISEDAMAVLLNHNYPGNIRELENIIEHALIISRGEPIRKSHLPFSLQQQVDPCRVENVPESPRLNEGVESGEKTLILAALRKHHWQRGEAAGELAIDRTTLWRKMKKYGLSPE, from the coding sequence ATGGATCAGATTTTACTAACTTATACACAGTTGTTCCGCCTTTTTGACTCCCTGGCCATCGGCGCCATTTTGTTGTCTCCCGATTTTAACCTTATGGGGTTAAACCGGTCCGCGGAACTGATGACCGGTGCGTCGGCGGCAGAGGCGAAAGGAAAGCCCTGCCGACAGGTGCTGGCGCAAGGGTGGTGTGACGGCGCGTGCCGGTTTGAATCGCTTGAGCCGGGGCACCGTCTATCTGCCGATAAAGAGGCGTGTATCGCCGGACTTGATCCGGACGGGCGAAACCTGACCCGCATGTTGCTGCCATTACAACCGCAAAAAGGCGCTTTAACCGGCTGGCTCGAGATTTTTCAGGACCATAGCGCATTTAAAGACTTATTAAAGCGAATCCGGTATGAAGATCAGCGCTTGAAAATGATTCTGGACAATCTGGATATCGGTGTGATGACCGTTGACCGCGGTGAACATGTTACCTTTTTCAATACGACCGCTGAAACGATCACCGGGTATTCCAGAGAAGATATTCTCGGCAAATCGATCTCGCTGCTGTTCCAAGAGAGGGAGGCGCAAAATAACCACCGTTTAAACGAGACCATTCGGGACGGGGAACCCAGATCGAGCCAAGAAACGCTGCTTACCACCCGGGGTGGAGACACCCTTCCGGTTCGTGCCGAGTATATGGCGCTGAAGAACAAAGAGGGAAAAATCGTTGGCGGGCTTGCCACCATTTCGGACCTGTCGTTGTTTCACCAGCTAAACCGTGCGATTCAGGATCGATATACCTTTTACGACATGGTGGGCCGATCGCCCGCCATGAAACGGTTGTTTGAAATCATACCGGTCGTTGCCGTCAGCGACGCCACGGTGCTGATCGAGGGCGCCACGGGAACCGGAAAAGATTTGGTGGCCAACGTGATTCACAATGCCAGCCACCGGGCCGATCGGCCCCTGATCAAAGTGAATTGCGCCGCATTGCCGGATAATTTGCTGGAATCGGAAATGTTCGGGTATGTCAAAGGCGCCTTCACCGGCGCGGATCGCGATAAACCGGGCCGGTTTCAGGATGCGGACGGCGGGTCGATATTCCTGGATGAAATCGGGGATATGCCGCTGCAGCTGCAGGCCAAACTGCTGCGCGTGCTTGAAGACAGGGAGTTTTATCCCCTCGGAAGCCGCAAAACGGTCAAGGTCGATATTCGGATTATTTCGGCCACCAACGCCGGACTGGAGACCCTGGTGAAAGAAAAGCGGTTTCGGGAGGATCTTTATTACCGGCTGAACGTGATGCGCCTGGAAGTGCCGCCGCTTTGCGAGCGAAGGGATGACCTGCCGCTTCTGATATCTCATCTTCTAAAAAAACTTGCGGCCGGCCGATTCAGAAAACCGCCCGAAATTTCTGAAGACGCCATGGCGGTGTTGCTCAATCATAATTACCCCGGCAATATTCGGGAATTGGAAAATATCATTGAACATGCGCTGATTATCAGCCGTGGGGAACCAATTCGCAAAAGCCATTTGCCGTTTTCGCTTCAGCAGCAAGTCGACCCTTGCCGAGTGGAAAACGTGCCGGAAAGCCCGCGCCTGAATGAGGGAGTTGAATCTGGAGAAAAAACACTGATACTGGCGGCGTTGCGTAAACACCATTGGCAGCGGGGTGAGGCCGCCGGGGAATTGGCCATTGATCGAACGACCCTCTGGCGGAAGATGAAAAAATACGGCTTGTCGCCTGAATGA
- a CDS encoding response regulator, protein MSTDAQTILLVDDEAGIRKVLGIVLSDLGYRVLTAANADEALQLFDRERPEIVLTDIKMPGRDGLSLLSDIKRICPDTEIIVITGHGELELAIRSLKLEVADFVTKPIRDDILEMALKRARDRITMRRQLRDYTENLERLVAEKAKKLVSAERMAAIGETVAGMSHTIKNIAGGLKGGVYVLEKGLTLEDKNYLRQGWEMVRGNVEKITNLSMDLLNYSKTGDISMELCDPNQPARDAARLMTTQMTGKRVAFEMEWARGLTPVFMDAEGIQRCLLNVLANALDACTQEESAREGKRIRLRTLAEPGWGVTYQVSDNGCGMDDSVQAGLFQRFFTTKGTRGTGIGLMLTKKIIEAHRGEIRVASEKGKGTSFVIRLPRVTKASVNDVAT, encoded by the coding sequence ATGAGCACCGATGCTCAGACGATATTGTTGGTGGATGACGAAGCCGGTATTCGAAAGGTGTTGGGAATTGTCCTTTCGGATTTGGGATATCGGGTGCTGACCGCGGCGAATGCCGATGAAGCGCTTCAGTTGTTTGACCGGGAACGGCCCGAGATCGTGCTGACGGACATCAAAATGCCCGGCAGGGACGGGCTTAGCCTGCTATCGGATATTAAACGGATCTGCCCGGATACCGAGATCATCGTGATCACCGGGCACGGTGAGCTGGAATTGGCTATTCGCAGCCTGAAATTGGAAGTAGCTGATTTTGTAACAAAGCCAATTCGTGATGACATTTTAGAGATGGCGCTGAAGCGTGCCCGGGACCGAATCACCATGCGTCGGCAACTTCGGGACTATACGGAGAATCTAGAACGGTTGGTGGCGGAAAAGGCAAAAAAACTGGTTTCCGCCGAGCGCATGGCCGCCATCGGGGAGACGGTGGCCGGTATGAGCCACACCATCAAAAATATTGCCGGCGGGTTGAAGGGCGGCGTGTATGTTCTGGAAAAAGGCCTGACGCTGGAGGATAAAAATTATCTGCGGCAGGGGTGGGAAATGGTCCGGGGGAATGTTGAGAAAATAACCAATCTTTCCATGGATTTATTAAACTATTCCAAGACCGGTGACATCTCAATGGAATTATGTGATCCGAACCAGCCCGCCCGGGATGCCGCAAGGCTCATGACAACACAGATGACCGGAAAACGGGTTGCTTTTGAAATGGAATGGGCGCGGGGATTAACACCGGTATTCATGGATGCCGAAGGCATTCAGCGCTGCCTCTTGAATGTTCTCGCCAACGCTTTGGATGCGTGTACGCAAGAGGAATCGGCGCGGGAAGGAAAGCGCATCAGGCTCAGAACCCTGGCTGAACCCGGATGGGGGGTAACTTATCAGGTGAGCGACAATGGATGCGGCATGGACGATTCCGTACAGGCGGGTCTTTTTCAACGATTTTTTACGACCAAGGGCACCCGGGGGACCGGTATCGGGTTGATGCTCACCAAAAAAATCATTGAAGCCCACAGGGGGGAGATTCGGGTGGCATCTGAAAAGGGAAAAGGGACTTCTTTTGTCATTCGGCTGCCGCGCGTTACCAAGGCGTCGGTGAATGATGTGGCCACCTAA
- a CDS encoding PAS domain S-box protein, with translation MIGKIKQLSSSFFLKVIMTVGITLFCSLTLWIFLSVRFQRAQTTEHMISSAEKLATTIRLGTRYAMMLNAREDLNQIIRNVSRQEDLKTIRIYNKKGEIKFSSHEGEINRQTNIRAEACDACHRHEPPLSVVDRNRRVRFFTSEEGVRMLGVIAPIYNEPGCSADACHFHPENKSILGALDVVVSLEKVDAHISEVQQQAGLMAVLMFVVTSALIFILVIRFIRRPIQKLIQGTAQLTAGRYETRVDLKQSGELGQLADAINLMGETIGKKEAAIHKQRDDYQRLFEMVPCIITVQDRNFRLISYNRQFAEKFNPKPGAYCYAAYKCREEKCESCPVERTFADGLSHHSQETAYQKDGTARHWIVRTAPIRNAEGEIIAAIEMSIDITHRKLLQHALEQSEKKYYAIFNNVPNPIFVLTADTLEIIDCNDLAVNVYGYSKSELQKKSFMSLFRKEDRNHMRGQIKAGAVINQTRQIDKNGNARFFSIRVSPSDYPGKPVLLVTTSDITQWLETEQQLIQAGKMATLGEMATGVAHELNQPLSVIKTAGSYFIKKIRNKEPIKDEILETLAEEIDSHVDRATKIINHMRQFGRKSTGEMEPVHINEILLRAFEIFKQQLQLRQIDVGWELAEGLPEILGDAGRLEQVFINLLINARDAIEDRFEGREVTGDEKKITLRSQRGESTLWVEIQDTGVGIDPFVAERVFEPFFTTKKVGKGTGLGLSISYGIVKDCGGEIFVVPTTQGACFRLTFPIPPKIEDGDAP, from the coding sequence ATGATTGGAAAAATTAAACAACTGAGTAGCAGCTTTTTTTTAAAAGTAATCATGACGGTCGGCATTACCCTTTTCTGTAGCCTTACCCTTTGGATTTTTTTGAGTGTTCGATTCCAGCGCGCCCAAACGACCGAACACATGATTTCGAGTGCGGAAAAGCTGGCAACGACGATTCGGCTCGGAACACGGTACGCCATGATGCTCAATGCCAGGGAGGACCTTAACCAGATTATCCGAAACGTGAGTCGGCAAGAGGACCTGAAAACCATAAGAATCTATAACAAAAAAGGAGAAATTAAGTTTTCAAGCCATGAAGGTGAGATCAACCGGCAAACCAATATTCGGGCCGAAGCCTGTGACGCGTGTCATCGGCACGAACCGCCGTTGTCGGTGGTGGATAGGAACAGACGGGTTCGTTTTTTTACATCCGAAGAGGGCGTTCGTATGCTCGGTGTCATCGCCCCCATATACAATGAGCCGGGATGTTCTGCCGATGCGTGCCATTTTCACCCCGAGAACAAATCCATCCTCGGTGCCCTTGATGTCGTTGTTTCCTTGGAAAAAGTGGATGCCCATATTTCAGAGGTTCAGCAGCAGGCCGGCCTCATGGCGGTTTTGATGTTTGTGGTTACTTCCGCGCTTATTTTCATCCTGGTGATTCGGTTCATTCGCCGGCCGATTCAAAAGCTGATACAGGGGACGGCACAATTGACGGCGGGCCGCTACGAGACGCGGGTGGATTTGAAACAAAGCGGCGAATTGGGGCAGCTGGCCGATGCGATCAACCTGATGGGGGAAACCATCGGCAAAAAGGAAGCGGCGATTCATAAACAGCGGGACGACTATCAGCGCCTTTTTGAAATGGTGCCCTGTATCATCACGGTACAGGACCGGAATTTCCGATTAATCAGCTATAATCGCCAGTTTGCTGAAAAATTCAACCCGAAGCCCGGCGCGTATTGTTATGCTGCCTATAAGTGCAGAGAAGAAAAATGCGAAAGCTGCCCGGTTGAAAGGACTTTTGCGGACGGCTTAAGCCATCACAGTCAGGAGACGGCGTATCAAAAAGACGGCACAGCCAGGCATTGGATTGTTCGAACGGCGCCGATCAGAAATGCCGAGGGTGAAATTATTGCGGCGATTGAGATGAGCATCGATATTACGCATCGCAAATTGCTTCAACATGCCCTGGAGCAATCCGAAAAAAAATATTATGCTATTTTCAACAATGTCCCCAATCCGATTTTCGTCCTGACGGCCGATACGCTGGAGATCATCGATTGCAATGATTTGGCCGTGAATGTTTACGGCTATAGCAAAAGCGAACTTCAGAAAAAATCCTTTATGTCTCTTTTTCGAAAAGAGGACCGGAACCATATGCGGGGTCAGATAAAAGCCGGTGCCGTGATTAACCAGACGCGCCAGATTGATAAGAACGGCAATGCGCGGTTTTTCAGTATTCGGGTTTCCCCTTCCGACTACCCCGGAAAACCGGTGTTGCTGGTAACCACCAGTGATATCACGCAATGGCTGGAAACGGAGCAGCAGCTCATTCAGGCGGGGAAAATGGCGACACTTGGGGAAATGGCCACGGGCGTGGCCCACGAACTGAATCAACCCCTGTCGGTGATTAAAACCGCGGGCAGTTATTTTATTAAAAAAATACGGAATAAGGAGCCGATCAAGGACGAGATTCTTGAAACCCTCGCCGAGGAGATCGACAGCCATGTGGATCGGGCGACCAAGATCATCAACCACATGCGCCAGTTCGGCAGAAAGTCTACCGGCGAAATGGAACCGGTTCATATCAATGAGATTTTGCTCAGGGCCTTTGAGATTTTCAAGCAACAGCTCCAACTTCGGCAAATCGATGTCGGCTGGGAGCTTGCCGAGGGGCTGCCGGAGATTTTGGGGGATGCCGGACGTCTGGAGCAAGTTTTTATTAATCTCCTGATAAATGCCCGGGACGCCATAGAAGACAGATTCGAAGGGCGGGAAGTTACCGGAGATGAAAAAAAGATCACCCTCCGAAGTCAACGGGGTGAGTCCACTCTGTGGGTGGAAATTCAGGACACGGGCGTCGGTATAGACCCTTTTGTCGCGGAAAGGGTGTTTGAGCCTTTTTTCACAACCAAAAAAGTAGGTAAGGGTACCGGACTCGGTCTTTCCATCAGCTATGGAATCGTCAAAGACTGCGGCGGAGAGATTTTTGTGGTTCCAACGACCCAAGGCGCCTGTTTCAGGTTAACCTTTCCGATTCCTCCGAAAATTGAAGATGGAGATGCGCCATGA